A genomic segment from Actinomyces lilanjuaniae encodes:
- the phoU gene encoding phosphate signaling complex protein PhoU, giving the protein MREIFHQELSQLGADLESMAHQVATAVERAAESLRHGDIIVAEQVIDADERINDLQRDIDDLCVMLLARQQPVAGDLRHVLSALRVAQTLERQGDLARHVAAIARGRYPEPPAPEPVLGLLLQMADLAVRAGRDVARLIETRDLGLAKTIEAGDSKLDALHRRSFQMILDPAHELSRQQVIDAVLLGRFLERFGDHSTSVARRVAYLVSGASLPETHDNEDADALHRR; this is encoded by the coding sequence GTGCGTGAGATCTTCCACCAGGAGCTCAGCCAGCTGGGCGCTGACCTTGAGTCCATGGCGCACCAGGTCGCCACCGCTGTCGAGCGCGCCGCGGAGTCCCTGCGTCACGGCGACATCATTGTCGCCGAGCAGGTCATTGACGCCGACGAGCGCATCAACGACCTCCAGCGTGACATCGACGACCTGTGCGTCATGCTGCTGGCCCGCCAGCAACCGGTTGCCGGCGACCTCCGCCACGTCCTGTCCGCCCTGCGGGTAGCCCAGACCCTGGAGCGCCAGGGAGACCTGGCCCGCCATGTCGCGGCAATCGCCCGGGGACGCTACCCCGAGCCCCCCGCCCCTGAGCCGGTCCTCGGCCTCCTCCTGCAGATGGCGGACCTGGCTGTCCGCGCGGGCAGGGACGTGGCCCGCCTGATCGAGACCAGGGACCTGGGCCTGGCCAAGACGATCGAGGCCGGGGACAGCAAGCTGGACGCCCTGCACCGCAGGTCCTTCCAGATGATCCTGGACCCAGCTCACGAACTGAGCCGCCAGCAGGTTATCGACGCGGTCCTGCTGGGCCGCTTCCTGGAGCGGTTCGGGGACCACTCCACCTCCGTAGCCCGCCGAGTCGCCTACCTGGTCTCAGGGGCGTCGCTGCCGGAGACCCACGACAACGAGGACGCCGACGCCCTGCACCGGCGCTGA
- a CDS encoding MFS transporter, whose translation MTKPAPPSSRLPADAGAPRACPWASSPRRSSLLTWPVLAWGLWDWGSAAFNAVITTFVFTVYLTSEAFGPEASTQSALSTGLAVAGVCIALLAPVTGQRADRAGRTVFWLAAYTAVVVAVSAAMFLVLPRPGYLWLGIVLLGVGNVFFELATVNYNGMLGHLATRDRIGAVSGLGWGMGYIGGIVLLLIVYVGFIQPQVGWFGVTGEDGLDVRVSVLLSALWFGVFALPVVVTQSGRGARRRRARVAVANQEEASRGQERQAATMETGPDDQQEQVPRRRESLVASYVGLWRTLARLRHDHPEVLWFLLASAVFRDGLAGVFTYGGVIAQATFGFSAGDVVVFAVAANLVAGVTTIAAGRLDDAVGARRVILGSLAVLVVAGVLVFVLHDAGAGVFWALGLVLSGCVGPAQSASRSFLARLIPPGREGEVFGLYATTGRAVSFLAPMMYGAFLGVGASVEGASATHWGVLGVVAVVLAGLLLMLRVRDTDGQVALGGAGA comes from the coding sequence ATGACAAAGCCTGCCCCGCCCTCCTCACGACTCCCGGCAGACGCAGGCGCGCCGCGTGCCTGCCCCTGGGCCTCCTCCCCGCGCCGCTCGTCGCTGCTGACCTGGCCCGTCCTCGCCTGGGGGCTGTGGGACTGGGGGTCGGCGGCTTTCAACGCCGTCATCACGACCTTTGTCTTCACCGTCTACCTCACCAGCGAGGCCTTTGGTCCCGAGGCCTCCACCCAGTCCGCGCTCAGTACCGGGCTGGCTGTGGCGGGCGTGTGCATCGCACTCCTGGCACCGGTCACCGGCCAGCGCGCGGACCGGGCCGGACGCACCGTGTTCTGGCTGGCTGCCTACACGGCTGTCGTGGTGGCTGTGTCCGCGGCGATGTTCCTGGTTCTGCCCCGGCCGGGCTACCTGTGGCTGGGGATCGTCCTGCTGGGGGTGGGCAACGTCTTCTTTGAGCTGGCCACCGTCAACTACAACGGCATGCTGGGTCACCTGGCTACCAGGGACAGGATCGGGGCCGTCTCCGGCCTGGGGTGGGGCATGGGCTATATCGGGGGCATCGTCCTGCTGCTCATCGTCTACGTCGGCTTCATACAGCCGCAGGTGGGGTGGTTCGGCGTCACTGGCGAGGACGGCCTGGACGTCCGGGTGTCGGTGCTGCTGTCGGCCCTGTGGTTTGGAGTGTTCGCCCTACCGGTCGTGGTGACGCAGTCCGGGCGGGGCGCCAGACGCCGCCGTGCTCGGGTCGCCGTGGCCAACCAGGAGGAGGCCAGCCGGGGTCAGGAGCGACAGGCAGCCACCATGGAGACTGGACCTGACGACCAGCAGGAGCAGGTGCCCAGACGCCGTGAGTCACTGGTCGCCTCCTACGTGGGCCTGTGGCGCACCCTTGCGCGTCTGCGCCATGACCACCCGGAGGTCTTGTGGTTCCTCCTGGCCTCCGCCGTGTTCCGTGACGGGCTGGCGGGCGTGTTCACCTACGGCGGCGTCATCGCCCAGGCGACCTTCGGCTTCTCTGCCGGGGACGTTGTCGTCTTCGCCGTCGCCGCGAACCTGGTGGCCGGGGTGACCACAATTGCTGCCGGACGTCTGGACGACGCCGTCGGAGCCCGTCGGGTCATCCTGGGCAGCCTTGCCGTCCTGGTGGTAGCAGGGGTCCTGGTCTTCGTCCTGCACGACGCGGGAGCCGGCGTCTTCTGGGCGCTGGGACTGGTCCTGTCCGGCTGCGTGGGGCCGGCCCAGTCGGCGTCGCGCTCGTTCCTGGCGCGGCTTATCCCGCCGGGCCGGGAGGGGGAGGTCTTCGGGCTCTACGCCACCACCGGGCGGGCGGTGTCCTTCCTGGCACCCATGATGTACGGGGCGTTCCTAGGGGTGGGCGCCTCGGTCGAGGGCGCGAGTGCCACCCACTGGGGGGTCCTGGGAGTAGTCGCGGTCGTGCTGGCGGGCCTGCTGCTCATGCTGCGGGTCAGGGACACCGACGGGCAGGTCGCCCTCGGTGGCGCCGGGGCGTGA
- a CDS encoding DUF2218 domain-containing protein, translating into MSTSPPHHSTDHPVLDHHSTARVATSSPSRYGRQLVDHMTRKIQAEWNDTTSTGRLAFDLDGPVTGVVDLTCEADTLVMALSAAKDEQERLEQVVGSHLARFGYRDGLAVSWTRQDGSAGTTQGPLSEEDVERLSRRR; encoded by the coding sequence ATGAGTACTAGCCCACCACACCACAGCACGGATCACCCTGTCCTCGACCACCACTCGACCGCCCGCGTCGCCACGAGCAGCCCGTCACGCTACGGGCGGCAGCTCGTGGACCACATGACCCGCAAGATCCAGGCCGAGTGGAACGACACCACGTCCACCGGACGGCTGGCCTTCGATCTCGACGGCCCGGTGACCGGTGTCGTCGACCTCACCTGCGAGGCTGACACCCTGGTCATGGCGCTGTCGGCCGCCAAGGACGAGCAGGAGCGTCTGGAGCAGGTGGTCGGCTCCCACCTGGCCCGTTTTGGCTATCGCGACGGCCTGGCTGTCTCCTGGACACGGCAGGACGGCTCAGCCGGGACCACTCAGGGCCCTCTGTCCGAGGAGGACGTGGAACGCCTGAGCCGCAGACGCTAG
- a CDS encoding IspD/TarI family cytidylyltransferase: MSLAPPAQGVVAVLTAAGSGRRLGAGGPKALVRVGGLSLLRRAAQGLVDSGVVDHVVVTAPAAELDRFRVEVDAVAAEAVEVVAGSPVSRQASVRLGLEAALDRMPGAEVVLVHDAARALTPPEVTRRVVAAVRAGHGAVVPALAVADTVKEVAPGLVAAQPGPAYLSAVPDRPGCLESGGEEPPGPWAEAVVGTPERARLRAVQTPQGFSAGVLVSAHRAGAAREVDEALAASDDAGLVEAQGGRVVVVAGHEQAFKITTPLDLALAEAVLRDEDSRTRPPSSGEQ, encoded by the coding sequence ATGTCACTTGCCCCTCCCGCGCAGGGCGTGGTGGCTGTCTTGACCGCAGCCGGCTCAGGCCGTCGGCTGGGGGCGGGAGGCCCCAAGGCCTTGGTGAGGGTGGGAGGGCTGTCCCTGCTACGTCGTGCTGCCCAGGGGCTTGTTGACTCCGGTGTGGTGGACCATGTCGTAGTGACCGCGCCAGCCGCAGAGCTGGACCGCTTCCGCGTCGAGGTAGACGCGGTGGCGGCCGAGGCTGTCGAGGTCGTGGCGGGCTCGCCCGTCTCTCGGCAGGCCTCGGTCCGTCTGGGTCTGGAGGCTGCGCTGGACAGGATGCCGGGTGCCGAGGTGGTGCTGGTTCACGACGCGGCCCGGGCGCTGACCCCGCCGGAGGTGACGCGTCGGGTCGTGGCTGCGGTGCGCGCGGGCCACGGTGCGGTGGTCCCCGCCCTGGCCGTTGCCGACACGGTCAAGGAGGTGGCCCCCGGGCTCGTCGCGGCCCAGCCCGGGCCGGCGTACCTGTCGGCGGTGCCGGACCGTCCTGGGTGCCTGGAGTCGGGAGGTGAGGAGCCGCCCGGGCCCTGGGCCGAGGCCGTCGTCGGCACGCCCGAGCGTGCGCGGCTGCGCGCCGTGCAGACCCCGCAGGGCTTCTCAGCCGGTGTCCTGGTGTCGGCCCACCGGGCCGGCGCCGCCAGAGAGGTGGACGAGGCCCTGGCGGCCTCGGACGATGCCGGGCTGGTCGAGGCCCAGGGCGGGCGGGTCGTCGTCGTGGCCGGGCATGAGCAGGCCTTCAAGATCACCACGCCCCTGGACCTGGCCCTGGCTGAGGCTGTCCTGCGCGACGAGGATTCCCGTACGCGCCCGCCCTCGTCCGGGGAGCAGTAG
- a CDS encoding CarD family transcriptional regulator, translated as MTFEIGETVVYPHHGAARIIDIRQRKVRGESKTYLQLEVAQGDLTILVPAESVELIGVRDVVDETGLERVFDVLRAPLTEEPTNWSRRFKANQEKIASGDVIKVAEVVRDLSRRDTDRGLSAGEKRMLAKARQILVSELALAQKTPEEVAESRLDEALAS; from the coding sequence ATGACCTTTGAGATCGGCGAGACCGTTGTCTACCCCCACCACGGCGCAGCTCGGATTATTGATATTCGACAGCGCAAAGTGCGGGGAGAGTCCAAGACCTACCTGCAGCTTGAGGTGGCTCAGGGGGATCTGACAATTCTTGTCCCTGCGGAGAGCGTCGAGCTGATCGGGGTTCGTGACGTCGTCGATGAGACCGGTCTGGAGAGAGTTTTTGACGTTCTGCGGGCCCCGCTGACAGAGGAACCCACCAACTGGTCGCGGCGTTTCAAGGCCAACCAGGAGAAGATCGCCTCCGGTGACGTCATCAAGGTGGCTGAGGTGGTTCGTGACCTGTCCCGCCGCGACACGGACCGGGGACTGTCTGCCGGAGAGAAGCGGATGCTCGCCAAGGCCAGGCAGATCCTGGTCTCTGAGCTGGCTCTGGCCCAGAAGACCCCGGAGGAGGTTGCCGAGTCCCGGCTGGACGAGGCGCTGGCATCCTGA
- a CDS encoding sensor histidine kinase, producing the protein MEAVWLLIAAVVGAAAGVVAVLAVGGARGRRRGQSSPQPGGLAGTDTVVSVLAALSSTVVVLDEDDEVLRASASAYTYNIVRDDAVAEPAVAAMVAAVRATGLPQEAPVTVARGPVSGAGQFYLQVRVAGLGQGRVLVLAEDRTAARRVEEMRRDFVANVSHELKTPVGAIALLAETVEEGARDPALDPGFVSDYAGRIRKEARRLEVLVHEIIELTRLQEGDALEEPEEVDLDEVVAEALDRVRVEAEACQVELVSGGVPGLRVRGDAALITTAVRNLLDNAVRYSGPRSRVAVGTSLDERDDGLVRVAVVDQGVGISKDEQDRVFERFYRVDRARSRSTGGTGLGLSIVKHVAADHGGAVEVWSAPGRGSTFTLVLPRLRGRETGLLQGPAAGGQ; encoded by the coding sequence GTGGAAGCTGTCTGGTTGCTCATCGCTGCTGTCGTTGGGGCGGCAGCAGGGGTGGTCGCTGTCCTGGCCGTGGGCGGGGCGCGCGGCAGGAGGCGCGGCCAGTCCTCCCCGCAGCCGGGAGGACTGGCCGGGACCGATACGGTCGTCTCCGTCCTGGCGGCCCTGAGCTCCACTGTCGTCGTCCTGGACGAGGACGACGAGGTCCTGCGAGCCTCAGCCAGCGCCTACACCTACAACATCGTGCGCGACGACGCTGTGGCCGAGCCTGCCGTGGCCGCGATGGTGGCAGCGGTGCGGGCCACGGGATTGCCTCAGGAGGCTCCCGTGACGGTGGCTCGGGGGCCCGTCAGCGGTGCGGGGCAGTTCTACCTCCAGGTGCGGGTGGCTGGGCTGGGGCAGGGGCGCGTGCTCGTCCTTGCGGAGGACCGTACAGCAGCACGGAGGGTGGAGGAGATGCGCCGGGACTTTGTCGCCAACGTCTCCCACGAGCTCAAGACTCCTGTCGGTGCGATAGCGCTGCTGGCCGAGACCGTGGAGGAAGGCGCTCGTGACCCTGCCCTGGATCCGGGTTTCGTGAGCGACTACGCGGGGCGCATACGCAAGGAGGCGCGTCGCCTGGAGGTGCTTGTCCACGAGATTATCGAGCTGACGCGGCTCCAGGAGGGTGACGCCCTGGAGGAGCCCGAGGAGGTCGACCTCGACGAGGTGGTCGCCGAGGCTCTGGACCGTGTCAGGGTGGAGGCGGAGGCCTGCCAGGTCGAGCTGGTCTCCGGGGGTGTGCCGGGACTGCGGGTCCGTGGCGACGCCGCTCTTATCACCACGGCTGTACGCAACCTCCTGGACAACGCGGTGCGTTACTCCGGCCCCCGTAGCCGGGTGGCTGTGGGCACCTCCCTGGACGAGCGTGACGACGGCCTGGTGCGCGTCGCGGTCGTGGACCAGGGCGTCGGGATCAGCAAGGACGAGCAGGACCGGGTCTTCGAGCGGTTCTACCGGGTGGACAGGGCACGTTCGCGCTCCACTGGCGGCACGGGGCTGGGGCTGAGCATCGTCAAGCACGTCGCTGCCGACCACGGAGGTGCTGTCGAGGTGTGGTCCGCCCCGGGGCGGGGCTCGACCTTCACCCTGGTCCTGCCCCGACTGCGCGGGCGGGAGACTGGGCTGCTCCAGGGGCCGGCAGCGGGAGGGCAGTGA
- a CDS encoding response regulator transcription factor, which produces MTRILLVEDEENFREPLTLSLRRDGFEVVQAVDGVAAVEIFEAASAPGGCGPIDLVLLDLMLPRLSGTEVCRRIRRGSAVPIIVLSAKDSEVDKIVGLELGADDYVTKPYSYRELAARVNAVLRRSRVASLRQEEGLVLEAGRVVMDLGRHEVRVDAEVVAMPLREFELLELFLRHQDRVLTRRQIIDEVWGTDYVGDTRTLDVHVKRLRAKIEADPSRPTMLVTVRGLGYRLVPAPGT; this is translated from the coding sequence GTGACGCGTATCCTCCTGGTTGAGGACGAGGAGAACTTTCGTGAGCCGCTGACGCTAAGTCTGAGGCGCGACGGGTTTGAGGTGGTCCAGGCCGTGGACGGGGTCGCTGCGGTGGAGATCTTTGAGGCCGCCTCCGCCCCCGGTGGCTGCGGGCCGATAGACCTGGTCCTGCTGGACCTGATGCTGCCACGCCTGAGCGGGACCGAGGTCTGCCGCCGGATCCGGCGCGGCTCCGCAGTGCCCATCATCGTGCTCAGCGCCAAGGACTCCGAGGTGGACAAGATCGTGGGGCTGGAATTGGGTGCCGACGACTACGTCACCAAGCCTTACTCCTACCGGGAGCTGGCTGCCCGGGTCAACGCGGTGCTACGACGCAGCCGGGTGGCCAGCCTGCGGCAGGAGGAAGGGCTGGTGCTGGAGGCGGGACGCGTCGTCATGGACCTGGGGCGTCACGAGGTGCGGGTTGACGCAGAGGTGGTAGCGATGCCGCTGCGTGAGTTCGAGCTCTTGGAGCTGTTCCTGCGTCACCAGGACCGGGTTCTCACCCGCCGCCAGATTATCGACGAGGTATGGGGTACTGACTACGTAGGTGACACCAGGACTCTCGACGTCCACGTCAAGCGGCTGCGTGCCAAGATCGAGGCGGACCCCTCTCGTCCCACGATGCTGGTCACTGTGCGCGGCCTGGGCTACCGGCTTGTCCCCGCCCCTGGTACCTGA
- a CDS encoding Gfo/Idh/MocA family oxidoreductase: MARRILSIGFIGNGKGTNRYHIPFSQVLPEKFRVKTVHARHIRHDVWPALPNVTYTCDLEAVLTDPEIDVVEISTPHSTHYELSRQALKAGKHVVCDKAFVGTVAQAEELYALADAQGVTVQCYQNRRFDSDYLTARKVMESGKLGKVFEIVTHYDYWREEFVEHGRTGVYDRLSGIVYGHSCHCVDQLIDWLGVPDRWHAEARQLYGPGRPDLYFDFDLYYDDLGIKATAAASYTAAIQRPSFEVYGDRGTFIKVEKDQQERDLKHFYLPAGHDDFGLDTPEQWGTLRYYDDDSRMHQERVETVRSSYSMFYDALYETVAHGAPPLVRPEETLAQLRILEDAVKDLR, from the coding sequence ATGGCAAGGCGCATCCTGAGCATCGGGTTCATCGGCAACGGGAAGGGGACCAACCGGTACCACATCCCCTTCTCGCAGGTGCTACCTGAGAAGTTCCGCGTCAAGACCGTGCACGCACGCCACATCAGGCACGACGTGTGGCCAGCACTGCCCAACGTGACCTACACCTGTGACCTGGAGGCCGTGCTCACCGACCCCGAGATCGACGTGGTGGAGATTAGCACGCCGCACTCCACCCACTACGAGCTCAGTCGGCAGGCGCTCAAGGCGGGCAAGCACGTGGTGTGCGACAAGGCCTTCGTCGGCACCGTGGCACAGGCCGAGGAGCTCTACGCGCTCGCCGACGCCCAGGGTGTCACCGTCCAGTGCTACCAGAACCGCCGATTCGACTCGGACTATCTCACGGCGCGTAAGGTCATGGAGTCGGGCAAGCTGGGCAAGGTGTTCGAGATCGTCACGCACTACGACTACTGGCGCGAGGAGTTCGTTGAGCACGGGAGGACGGGCGTCTACGACCGCCTCTCAGGTATCGTGTACGGCCACTCCTGCCACTGCGTCGACCAGCTCATCGACTGGCTCGGCGTGCCCGACCGCTGGCACGCCGAGGCCCGCCAGCTCTACGGACCAGGACGTCCCGACCTGTACTTCGACTTCGACCTCTACTACGACGACCTGGGGATCAAGGCGACCGCGGCAGCAAGCTACACGGCCGCTATCCAGCGCCCGAGCTTTGAGGTGTACGGCGACCGCGGTACCTTCATCAAGGTGGAGAAAGACCAGCAGGAGCGCGACCTCAAGCACTTCTACCTTCCGGCCGGCCACGACGACTTCGGCCTCGACACGCCCGAGCAGTGGGGCACGCTGCGCTACTACGACGACGACAGCCGCATGCACCAGGAGCGGGTGGAGACCGTGCGGTCGTCCTACTCCATGTTCTACGACGCCCTGTACGAGACCGTGGCCCACGGCGCCCCGCCGCTGGTGCGGCCCGAGGAGACCCTGGCCCAGCTGCGGATCCTTGAGGACGCGGTCAAGGACCTGAGGTAG
- a CDS encoding MFS transporter has product MAAGTAHRSLTRPGDAARPARAFGTFSRPGLRPGCGRSPGGWPQPLGAPAPGGDAHAQPQVEPDVALLIPLPSSAPRTTVGSWFLIFYTDVALITPATAATIMLVACILDGVQDLGLGYLAERTRSRWGAASVPTSSSTRPCSPSPLSSPSHRPAPGPPPRSGTRASPTWCCAFSTAFSTPWSTFPTGP; this is encoded by the coding sequence GTGGCGGCTGGTACCGCTCACCGCAGCCTCACACGTCCTGGCGACGCTGCTCGACCAGCTCGCGCATTCGGCACCTTCTCCCGCCCGGGTCTCCGACCTGGATGTGGGCGATCTCCCGGGGGCTGGCCCCAGCCCCTCGGTGCACCTGCCCCCGGAGGCGATGCCCATGCCCAGCCCCAGGTTGAGCCGGACGTAGCTCTCCTTATCCCTTTGCCGAGTTCGGCTCCCAGGACCACCGTCGGCTCCTGGTTCCTCATCTTCTACACCGATGTCGCTCTGATCACCCCTGCCACCGCAGCCACGATCATGCTCGTGGCCTGCATCCTGGACGGAGTCCAGGACCTGGGACTCGGCTATCTCGCCGAGCGCACCAGATCCCGGTGGGGGGCCGCTTCCGTCCCTACATCATCTTCGACGCGCCCCTGCTCGCCGTCTCCTTTGTCCTCGCCTTCACATCGCCCAGCGCCGGGTCCACCGCCAAGGTCTGGTACGCGGGCGTCGCCTACGTGGTGCTGTGCTTTCTCTACGGCTTTCTCAACACCGTGGTCAACATTCCCTACTGGGCCATAG
- a CDS encoding phosphoglyceromutase: MAYTLVLLRHGESEWNAKNLFTGWVDVPLSDKGRAEAVRGGELLKEAGVLPEKLFTSVLRRAIMTANLALDAADRHWIPVERHWRLNERHYGALQGKNKKEIRDEYGEEQFMLWRRSYDVPPPEIELGSEFSQDSDPRYAGEPIPATECLKDVLERLLPYWEGTVVPEIRTGRTVMIAAHGNSLRAIVKHLDEISDEDIAGVNIPTGIPLVYELDEETLRPLTKGGRYLDPEAEAKIAAVANQGR, translated from the coding sequence ATGGCTTACACCCTCGTGCTGCTCCGCCACGGCGAGAGCGAATGGAACGCAAAGAACCTCTTTACCGGCTGGGTCGATGTGCCGCTGTCAGACAAGGGGCGTGCAGAGGCTGTCCGCGGCGGCGAGCTTCTCAAGGAGGCGGGAGTCCTGCCCGAGAAGCTCTTCACCTCCGTGCTGCGCCGTGCCATCATGACCGCTAACCTGGCTCTGGATGCTGCGGACCGCCACTGGATTCCTGTGGAGCGGCACTGGCGTCTCAACGAACGTCACTACGGCGCCCTGCAGGGTAAGAACAAGAAGGAGATCCGGGACGAGTACGGAGAGGAGCAGTTCATGCTCTGGCGTCGCTCCTACGACGTCCCTCCCCCGGAGATCGAGTTAGGCTCGGAGTTCTCCCAGGACTCGGATCCCCGTTACGCCGGGGAGCCCATTCCTGCCACGGAGTGCCTGAAGGACGTGCTGGAGCGTCTGCTGCCCTACTGGGAGGGCACGGTCGTCCCGGAGATCCGGACGGGCAGGACCGTCATGATCGCCGCCCACGGCAACTCGCTGCGGGCAATCGTCAAGCATCTTGACGAGATCTCCGACGAGGACATTGCCGGTGTCAACATTCCGACCGGTATCCCGCTCGTCTACGAGCTCGACGAGGAGACTCTCAGGCCACTGACCAAGGGTGGCCGCTACCTTGACCCTGAGGCCGAGGCCAAGATCGCCGCAGTGGCTAACCAGGGCAGGTGA
- a CDS encoding putative quinol monooxygenase, translating into MIHVIATFAVSSDQVDRFIETAQPLVSASRAENGNISYELLRSREEPTRLTFLETWRDDAALQAHSASQHFTTIISRLLLLAEGEPSIVQYVAA; encoded by the coding sequence ATGATCCACGTCATCGCCACCTTTGCGGTCAGTTCCGACCAGGTCGACAGGTTCATCGAGACGGCTCAGCCCCTCGTGTCAGCCTCGCGCGCCGAGAACGGCAACATCTCCTACGAGCTGCTGCGCTCGCGTGAGGAGCCCACCCGCCTGACCTTCCTGGAGACCTGGAGGGACGACGCCGCGCTCCAGGCACACAGCGCCTCGCAGCACTTCACCACGATCATCTCCCGCCTGCTGCTGCTTGCCGAGGGGGAGCCCTCGATCGTCCAGTACGTAGCAGCCTGA
- a CDS encoding amino acid permease produces MAQTSHPPRTSPGGGSAPGQEPCVQDRGDTGYNKSLKNRHLQMIAIGGSIGTGLFLGAGGRLAQGGPGLAIAYAVCGLFAFLMVRALGELAIRRPSSGAFVSYAREFLGEKGAFVTGWLFFLDWSVTVMADITAVALYLRYWSAFHVIPQWVLALVALALVFALNMMNVKMFGEAEFWFALIKVAAIVAFMVAAIWAILVGAPVGESTAGIHNITDNSGIFPEGLPIVFALTLGVVFAFGGTEMVGVAAGEAKDAERVLPKAINSMILRIFVFYVGSVALMALVLPYTAYSANESPFVTFFSGLGIPHAGDIIQVVVLTAAMSSLNAGLYATGRTLRSMAVAGEAPRVAAGLNRNQVPAGGITLTSALGLLGVVLNAHLPEDAFEIVMNLAGIGIAGTWAAILVTHLAYLRKVRAGEETRPDYKMPWAPWSTYAALLFFTVVVASNLTSPAGRWTLALFAAIVVMMVAGWYAVRGRIRGDLLDEVLAEDTTASADPGGTDGPAASCGPGSGPRPAAPARED; encoded by the coding sequence ATGGCACAGACCTCCCACCCGCCTCGTACCTCACCCGGAGGGGGCTCTGCACCAGGGCAGGAGCCCTGTGTCCAAGACAGAGGGGACACCGGCTACAACAAGTCCCTCAAGAACCGTCACCTCCAGATGATCGCCATCGGCGGGTCCATCGGCACCGGCCTGTTCCTCGGCGCCGGTGGACGTCTTGCCCAGGGCGGCCCCGGCCTGGCCATCGCCTACGCCGTGTGCGGCCTGTTCGCCTTCCTCATGGTACGAGCACTAGGCGAGCTGGCGATCCGCAGGCCCTCCTCCGGGGCTTTTGTCTCCTACGCACGGGAGTTCCTGGGGGAGAAGGGCGCCTTCGTCACCGGCTGGCTGTTCTTCCTGGACTGGTCGGTCACCGTCATGGCCGACATCACCGCCGTCGCCCTCTACCTGCGCTACTGGAGCGCCTTCCACGTGATACCCCAGTGGGTTCTCGCGCTGGTCGCCCTAGCTCTCGTGTTCGCCCTCAACATGATGAATGTCAAGATGTTCGGCGAGGCTGAGTTCTGGTTCGCCCTCATCAAGGTCGCCGCCATCGTCGCATTCATGGTGGCCGCCATCTGGGCTATCCTCGTGGGGGCTCCGGTCGGCGAGTCCACCGCAGGCATCCACAACATCACCGACAACTCCGGCATCTTTCCCGAGGGCCTGCCAATCGTCTTCGCGCTGACGCTCGGTGTGGTGTTCGCCTTCGGGGGCACCGAGATGGTAGGTGTGGCCGCTGGGGAGGCCAAGGACGCGGAACGCGTGCTTCCCAAGGCCATCAACTCCATGATCCTGCGCATCTTCGTCTTCTACGTAGGGTCGGTAGCCCTCATGGCGCTGGTCCTGCCCTACACGGCCTACTCCGCCAACGAGTCACCTTTTGTCACCTTCTTCTCCGGCCTGGGCATCCCCCACGCCGGAGACATCATCCAGGTTGTCGTCCTCACCGCAGCCATGTCCTCCCTCAACGCCGGCCTGTACGCCACCGGACGCACCCTGCGGTCAATGGCCGTGGCGGGAGAGGCACCCAGGGTCGCGGCGGGGCTCAACAGGAACCAGGTACCTGCCGGGGGCATCACCCTCACCTCCGCGCTGGGGCTGCTGGGGGTCGTGCTCAACGCCCACCTGCCCGAGGACGCCTTCGAGATCGTCATGAACCTTGCCGGAATCGGTATCGCAGGCACCTGGGCGGCCATTCTGGTCACCCACCTCGCCTACCTGCGAAAAGTCAGAGCAGGGGAGGAGACCCGGCCCGACTACAAGATGCCCTGGGCACCTTGGTCCACCTACGCCGCCCTCCTCTTCTTCACCGTCGTGGTGGCCTCCAACCTCACCAGCCCTGCCGGACGCTGGACGCTGGCGCTGTTCGCCGCCATCGTCGTCATGATGGTGGCTGGCTGGTACGCGGTGCGCGGCCGCATCCGTGGGGACCTCCTCGACGAGGTCCTGGCTGAGGACACCACAGCCTCCGCTGACCCCGGCGGTACTGACGGTCCTGCCGCCTCCTGCGGCCCAGGCTCCGGGCCGCGCCCGGCCGCCCCAGCCCGGGAGGACTGA
- a CDS encoding histone-like nucleoid-structuring protein Lsr2, which yields MAQKTQVILVDDVDGSEATQTITFALDGVTYEIDVNDEHAAALRESLEEWVAKARRVGGRRNTRRRSSGSSDTQKIREWAREQGMEVSDRGRVSAEIRDAYYKAH from the coding sequence ATGGCACAGAAGACGCAAGTCATCCTTGTCGACGACGTCGACGGCTCCGAGGCGACCCAGACCATCACCTTCGCGCTTGACGGCGTTACCTACGAGATTGACGTAAACGACGAGCACGCGGCCGCTCTTCGTGAGTCTCTTGAGGAGTGGGTGGCAAAGGCTCGTCGAGTCGGCGGGCGGCGTAACACCCGGCGCCGCTCCTCTGGGTCGTCGGACACGCAGAAGATCCGCGAGTGGGCGCGGGAGCAGGGTATGGAGGTCTCCGACCGCGGGCGTGTCTCGGCGGAGATCCGCGACGCCTACTACAAGGCCCACTGA